The Macrobrachium rosenbergii isolate ZJJX-2024 chromosome 14, ASM4041242v1, whole genome shotgun sequence sequence CACGTATATTCTTACGAGACAATATCTCAAGGCGTGTAGTTAATAGATGCAAGCATGTTAGAGATGTACCGGATGCCTGAAAGTGAGATTTGCGGATGCGGGTATCAATTCTTTAcaaatacacattaaatatatatatatatatatatatatatatatatatatatatatatatatatatatatatatatatatatatatatatatatatatatatatatatatatatatatatatatatatatatatatatatatatatatatatatatacaacacgtatgctgatggacaattaagaattgctcttcttgtacatatttatttcacaacgtttcgtaattctcatattataattacatcttcaagggctctaaattacgaaacgtcgggaaataaatatgtacaagaagagcaattcttaattgtccatcagcatacgtgttgcaTATAAcctatgaattatatatatatatatatatatatatatatatatatatatatatatatatatatatatatatatatatatatatatatatatatatgtgtgtgttttgtgtgtttgtgtttgtatatgtatgtatagacatatatagaaATGTAGGTTTAATGAGATATAACAGACCtacaagaatttgtattttttctatttcagaattgcattaagagagagagagagagagagagagagagagagagagagagagagagagagagagagagagagagagagagagagagagagagagagaaatcatatagCCATAGGAGAAAGTATTAACTCATGGAATATATTTCCAGttacaataattaataaacaaacaacaattaCAGAAACCTCCAAAGGTAGATTAGAGGCCAATAAAACGTTATCGTGACCTTCTAAAGGGAATAATTgacattaaaatcatatttctgaGAATCCTTTGCCGTGGAGGGCTCTGCAGTCCTAATCGTTTTGTCCGTTCACTTGCGTGAGAAACCTGACTTTTAAAACACCCACATAAAATCATCGGCTTAGTCACAGACCGAATTCTCGGTTTGGAAGAAAATGAGTGGAAGAGCAGggaattataaatataagtataaatataaatatatttatatgtatatatatatgtatacatatctatctgtctatctatctatctatctatctatctatctatatatatatatatatatatatatatatatatatatatatctatatctatatatatatatatatatatatatatatatatatatatatatatatatatatatatatatatatatatatatatatagtgctttaTTGTTTCAGACACTTGAATATGAGCGCAGAGGATTTTGAAGCTGCACCTTGGAGAAGGACATGAACGAGTAAATGTCTAACTTAGCCATCATATGGTACAATGAACGCAGtgctgtttttaataaaaaaaaatctaagttttaTATCATGGAAAAAACGCATGTCCATTATCCCCAAACAGGCAGTACAATGACTAATGATTTTACTGTTACAACTACAACAAGGAATatgagaaataatgaataaacttaaataaaagaaCTTGAACAAAAACATCCTCTCAGCCTACCATGAACTCTATAACCTCGGGCCTGAAAAGCAGGAAAAGCTGCGCATTATCCTATAAGAGGAACTCATGTAGAACGAAGACCACTAACGCTAACTTATTACAATAAGTCCCGACAACCTCTTCCCTTGACGCCAAGCTCCTCCGATAACTTTGCCCGGCTAGTTTGCATTTAATGATCGCAGAGGTGCAAGCTGCGAGATGCACTCCCGAGTATTAGCATAGCCTAACTTCATGAGCGAACTTTGTTGGCTCCGCTGATATTCGTGTGTAATCGGTATATAAGAATGTTCGGTGAACAGTACAGCTatgcttgtatttatatatatgtatatgaatacatatatatatatatatatatatatatatatatatatatatatatatatatatatattatatatgtttatacatatatatatatatatatatatatatatatatatatatatatatatatatatatatatatatatatatatatatatatatatatatcagtgaagcTGATAACGGACTAATATAAATTGAGTGACAAACCATTTCATTCCTGtaattaaaaacaacagaaaaattacttttattaacacGTGTGACTGAGTAACTGAATAATTAACCGATATTTGCgattgctgctactactactactactactactactactactactattatcacACTAAACCACAAGGCTCCTCAAATAGGTATGAAACCAGACAGACTAATATTACCTAAAATCCTTGAGACGTTCTTCTCTGAATTCTCGCAGCGTGGGAGAGTAAATTACCAGCATTGCTCATTAACGTGAGCATGTTAATGACTTTAACGATCTTCATTTAACGATTCATTAACAGATTTAATTTGAAACGGATTCTCTTTCCAAACGTCAAATGTTCCATCATCACCGGAGGCGTAACCGGTACAAGATTTCATTCGActggaaaaagtaaattttgaacgtcaaatataaacacatataaatatttaggttCATTCATGTTTGTGATGGCTTGTCAACTGGAAGGTGGGGTTGATCCTGTTTCTGTCTTTTTGTTGACATTTTGATTGCAAATATCAAAGGAGGTTATTATATGCTCGATCCTGTGCGTATACACCTACACATTTGCGCGGTTGCTAAACTTCAGCATTTGAAATTAATCCAGCTATGAAGTTTTTGAAGAGTTGTagtttaattgacaaaatataaataaaatatatagataaaacaaatccttcgggccagccctgtgagagctgataaccagctcagtggtctggtaaaagtattttaataataataataataataataataataataataataataataataataataataataataataataataggtttcgTTTTACCACCGAAAGACACGTATAACTTTCCTTTCAAAGATGATTTTGTGTTCATgcctgtataaatataaatattaataacgtACAAATTATGAACGCCCCACGACAATAATACTCTGAAGGAAAGCCTCTGGCTCTTAAATACCGAAATCGCCCTCTAATCTGTGTAAGATTCAGTGCAGCCCGAGTTTGGAAGATGTTAAGGGGATAAGAATAAATTGGAGAAGGGGATTATGGGAACTTCGTGCAAAGAGAACCTACACTAGGAGGATGTTACCGAAAGGAATGAAGACGCACATCCtgaaatagtttcatttttttttttcaccgtaaTCGCCTGTTTTCAGAAGTAGAGAAATGGCGTCCCTCGATATGAAacctcatttcattttcttttttcaatctgGACTGAGCTACAGAAAAGCGCTGGGACGTCCGTTCCAACggcatttttgtattaaaaagaaatactcCATTTTATTACAGAGCGAATTCCATTTTCAGccgagaagaaaaataaacataactacAAATGAAACTATTATCAAGAATAACATCAATTTCGCATTTGCTCGTCTCacagtaatttttacttttgttcagatattttcttttttcgtttctaGAAAATTTATTTACGGTAAAAACTGTCCATTATTGACGACTGAAgtaacttttcaaaagaaaactggCACGATAGTTTACGGATCATAAAATTTTTGCCAAGATATTCCTCactgacatttttaaaaattcaaagtaCATAGTTCGCTTCTGTTTGCTTTAAAGCGCATAGTTTTCAGAATTCAAAAGCCCAGGTTTTACATTAACAGTACGGACAATGAaagcatatttttctctctctctctctctctctctctgtgtatgtgtccAACAAATCCATTTTGTACATTGCATGTATATTCATATCTTGTGCAGGAATGTATGCAGTTAGGTCAAAGGCTGAATGGAAATAAAGGGTAGCCGCCATGAATGACATGTAACGTGATCCTCTCTACAACTCTGGGACATCACGCTCGAATTAAAACGAATCCGCTTTAGAGCTAGCCGTGAAATggaaatggataataataataataataataataataataataataataataataataataataataatagttattcaGTTTATTTCCCTCAGCCGTTTTTATCCTAATACAGGGAATTATTTTCTTAGActtcctgtttttatttccagATTGCTGAAAGATCAAATGACatttttgggaaagttttttCTCTGGGAAAAGAAAAGTTCATCCGTATGGTTTGTGAACTTCATGTAGAAGTTTCCTCATTcgtaaaactaattttaaaaattcagcttCACCTAAAGTTATTTTAGTACGCAACCACTGATTCTTGACATCACCcctaataatacagtaattacttcaAAGTACTTAATATTTTTAGCCATCTACCCCAACACGCTGAAGACgcatttacaatttttaataagAAGATTTTTTCCCACTTAAATCCTctatttcttaaggttctttgaagcgttccttcgacccctagccgcaacccctttcattccctttactgtatctccgtttacATTCCCTaccttccgtcttactttccaccctctcttaacaattgtttcaacatcattttcagcgccgaatgacctcataggtcctagcgcttgaccttcggcctaaatcgTATATTCCAATTGCAATTCCACTTAATTTCACACTGATGTTCCAAAACCCTTTTCCCTGAAGCGCTGTGTCACTGGTTCCCGAAACCCTGTTTGCTATTTGCATTGCAAACTATAGAAtatcattttgctttatttcgtatttacttttttttcgtacAGCCATTCTGATTCGGTAATGGCATTCGATTAGCTTGTCCcgtgttgattttttattattattttattattattattattattattattattattattattattattattattgaagaaacaaatccacagttatgtatggctacatatacagtagtatacagaaataaatctctgcataTGGCTACATGTAGTGTATATAATAAATCtccacagagagctttcgggaagaTATCTGTTCgggactgaaaaggggaatcgaacagatttctcgaaaacaaatacacataactgtgtatttgtttctccatgtcaagactcatgctactctgataattattataataatattattattataaagtaattgAACACGACCACTGAGTTACATTTCTAGACTACCATAGGACTCGCCTTAAAGATTCGTCCCAAATTAAAGGCGAATGCTGGTTACCGAGGTGGGAAGAGATTGTTGGTTAGGGACAGAAATTAAAATGCTTGAAGTAATGCAGCGGAGGGTGAAGAGAcactgtaaagaattttaagtgCATGCTGTGAGCCAATgaaggcacactgtaggcagtaATATCGAACTCCCTTTGTAGCTTACtgagctcattattattattattattattattattattattattattattattattattattattattattattcagaagatgaaccctattcatgtcaAGCCCACAGggttcattgacttgaaattcaagcttccaaaggatatgtaTGGCGTTCATTAAATTATAATAAGTGTTAGTACAGTTAAcgattgttgttattattatcattattattattaagatgatcCGTTATCTCGTTTCGAATGGACCTATATTTGCGGAAgattcactgacttgaaattcaagcttccaaagaatttgttgTTCATTAAATTATCGCCATCAAATCTTAGTTGCGCCatcattaacaattattattattatccacattattattattattattattattattattattattattattattaaagaaaggagaacatgaaccctattcatgtaaTAGAACAATTACAAACCAATACAGGAaacattgacatgaaattcaagcctccaaaggaGATGGCGTTCATTAAATTATAGATAATTGTGTTTAGTACAGTTCACGATCAAGAACCTAAATCCACTACGAACTTGCCGAAACCCCTTGATCCCTGACACAGAACCATCCGTTATCTCGTCGAATGGACTCTATATTTGCGGAGgctgaatagaataaaataaaaataaaaacatcaatgtAGTAATATCTGAGCGATATCTCTTTTCTCTCACGCCATCAAGACCGTTGACGTTGCGCCATCTGATGTAACTGAAAGCCGCGCTCGTTCAGAGTATCCACATCGATCTGTGCCGCTTATGGCTGTGCCAGTAAATAGAAGTTAGGAGATTTCGAAAGAAAGAAGAGTCACGATAGTCGGAAGGGGTTGGTGTTTTCCGAAAGTAATAAGAAACAATCCGAAAAACCAATATAAGAAACAATCACCTTGCAAAAGTCCGACGGACTGACGTAATCAGCCCCCACCCTCCAATGTGTTTTTgatttgggaaaaaaatattttcatataattctgaCAGACTTCTCTCATTGCGCTATTTATTCGGGAGAGTATTTATTCAGctgaatttactttaaaaattacatatagtATCATTCATTTCCTTGATGAACTGGCTTTACCAAGTTCATTTGCATATGAAGTCCCGTTCCTTGCcttttaaatgttaatattttagtCAAATGACCGTTACTTGACGTTCTTTAGCagtctgaataaaataaaaaaatacagaggaGAGATAATGTAGTAATATCGTGAGCGATATAAaagaaaacgtttaaaaaaaacattcacaaaccCTGGCTGTGTGCTTAAATCCACGTTCTTTTTTACAGAGTAAAAGAATTCGTTGTAGAAACTTCGGTAGTAAAATTGAAGCTCGTTACTTGACGTTTTCCAGAATAAAATTGTGAAGCGTTCTTTGTCTTTCTTCGGTCCAGAGTAAAATTGCACGTTCTTTCTTGAACAGAATAAAACAGACACGCACGTAAAATGTCCCAGAACTGTTCTCCGTTCTGCCTGTCTTCGGTCCAGTCAGCCTGACGTTCTTTCCGGTCCAGATGAAAACACTGAAGCTCGTTACTTGACGTTCTTTCTTCGGTCCAGAATAAAATTTATCGTTTTAATGTATCATACAGAGAGTTAAAACCAAGCTcgttacttgaagttctttgtttcAGAATAAAATCGTTCTTTTTTTCGGTCCCTGAAGTCCCGTTCCTTGcctttttaaatgttatatattttagtttgtgaAGTTCGTTACTTGACGTTCTTCCTTCGGTCCAGAGTAAAATTGTTACTTCATACTGATAAGCATTAGAATTATAAGTTACAAATGAAAGCCTTATTTCCTAAGATGTGTATATTactaaaacattttgaatgttaatgACTAAGTACTGTGTATGGTTACAGATAAAAGAAAGttgttataaaatatatggtaaatgttgtatgatgaacgtttgtaaaataaaaataataaagaaaaaaaatttaagataggTTTCAAGTGAGGTACTGAGGAACATTGTTACAGCAAATTTCATGTAGTATTGCAACTCGAgactatgtatattgtacattgaacatttttaaataaaagataaaaaaaagttatctgtTAATCGAGTTGCTGATTGCTGGTATTTTGTTGAGATTAAGGAGGTAGCCAACGGGGCAAAGTAATAGGAGGAGTACACACATTATACTCCATTGGGTACACAGTAATTTGCAACTTGgctatttgtttttcaaattttatttagccTCCacattgttttatttgctttttcttttaatctttcacCAAATTCCCAATAGAGATCCTATATTGCCTATCACTGTTCCTAATTATCTGAAAGATTTAAACTCATAAACCCTTTTAAATTTTATGCTGTTTGCAGACTAAAACAACTCTATCTGCATAGCCTGATTCTGATAAGTCTGTATTTATTTACTCCAAAACCTTTTCTCCCATCTCGAGCCATTGTTTCCATCACATAATCTTTAATAAGGGCAAACAGCAAGGGTGGAATAACATTCCCCTGTAGCAACCACTActcatttaaaaatttacctcaccaACATTAACTTAGCATCTACTTTgttcatggaaaatataaattatatctacACATTCAACAGGAATGCCTTTGGGACTAAGTAAGAAACAATATTGTTTCCAGTGCATACGTTTGCATTTACAAACATttctaaagggtctttgcagcgtcccttcggcccttagctgcaacctctttcattcattccttttactgtacctccgttcatattctcttgctttccaccagatcctaacaattatttcatagtgcaactgcgaggttttccttcttttacaacTTTCAAACATTCTTACTGTGAATTGCCCTTTCATcgttgaataacctcataggtcccagcggttggcctttggcctaaattctattctgttctataaaaCCGTGTCATAAATGTTCTATAAAACCGTATCATAAAAGTGTAATCTGCTTCAGAACGATAGGAATTTACGATACTTTAGAGCTTAGGAGACATAAAGTTCATGGATTTTGTTTTATAGCGTTACATTGCAGTACAATTATTTTGCCTTATTGTAAAATGTAATAAACGTTGAATTAAGATTGGAGAACTGTAAATCTTTGAttgactgacttgaaatttaaatgattggatttacgATACAAAatcagagcatatatatatatatatatatatatatatatatatatatatatatatatatatatatatatatatatatatatactgtatatatatatatatatatatatgtatatatatatatatatatatatatatatatatgtacacatatatatatacatatatatattatatatatatatatatatatatatatatatatatatatatatatatatatatatatatatatatatatatatatatatatatatatatatatatatgtgtgtgtgtgtgtgtgtgtgtgtgtgtgtgtgtgtgtgtgtgtgcaatatgcGCGCCTCTAAAACTGTACAAACACGTTACCAACGAAGCTCGTCGGGACGATACCGAACATGTCAGTTATTACATTACTCATCTTCTAATACATGTACGGATTGGAGTAACAGGTAGTGGACGAATGCAACgttttctcctccccctcccctctctctctctctctctctctctctcacgagtaaATAAAAGGGAATGTCTTCATGACTTGCCTACGGAGCGCCCATTCTCAGGAGAACAGCTGAATGttgatagatttatagattttaggcataaatGCCAAGccctggggcaactaaggccattcagcgctgaaacggaaattgacagtgaaaaggtttgaaaggtgtaacaggggggaaaacctcgcagttgcactatgaatcaatattgttaggagaagaaggtggacagtaagatggaagaaagagaatatgaacggaggtacagtaaaaggaatgaaagaggttgcagctattggtcgaagggacgctgcgaagagccttaagtaatgcctacattgcaccgcatgaggtgcactgatttaCCAGTTTATAAAATGACGCAATATCATCTTCATTACTCTTGTTTTTcgagaatgaaaatgagaattaaaatctTCATTACAACGTGGATCAGTAAGTGTCAGTCCTCTCCGCCGTACGTTCACGTTATCATCTCGGTTTATTGCACTTGGccactccccacccccctcccccgctTCCCAATTGCGTTTCTTCCCACAACTCTTCATAAAAACGTGAGTGTTTACGTCTTAATCACGTTAGATATTGATCGCCATTGCAGATTAACTCATTATGAAATGCCGAACGCAGCGGAACAACAACATgcctgtttttattcctttttttttctattttatacgtCTTAGGAGAATATCTTTCATAGCTCTCTTTGGcccgcctctttctctctccgagTCTATTAGTCACCGTGCAATAAATATTTGAGATTAGAATGCATTATTAAAGAGAACTGAAGTCTAAGGCATTAGGATACAAGTTGTATAAATATTTGAGATTAGAATGCATTATTAAAGAGAACTGGAGTGTAAGGCATTAGGATACAAGTTGTATATAAGTTGTGAAGTATGTATCTATCGTATAAAATTGTCACAATCTcagaaacaaaggcaaaaaaaattcttttgattggTTGGATCTTAtgttagaaataataattttttttttattacatgtcaAGTGAACGCACATTTGCTGGCAgtaatttatttgtatgtgtgcacATCCAGATGCGAGTTCCGAACACATACGCAttatatttggaatatatatatatatatatatttgcatatgtattgTATCTAGTGAGttaaatattgatttatattgtTGGCTTAGTATTGAGTACAAATAAGTCGCGTATGTAGACGTAAAAaattcatacgtatatatacatacatacatatatatatatatatatatatatatatatatatatatatatatatatatatgtaggtaggtagatagatagaataaaTAAACTATCACTTATTAATTTTGAGACCTAATACTCCAAAAGCAGATTGCATGCAGTACACTCGATGTTCCCCAGAAGAAGCCTGAtactgttgattattattttttttttcttaattgttcagCCATTCATCAAAGATTCAGCAGCCAGACTATGAATGTTGCCAAGATCATCgattttcacattctctttcgtTACTTTCTGTTGGAGAAAACGGCGTGATctattatagttatatatgtacagatactgtatatgtatatacagtatatatacatatatttatatatatatatattttatatatatattgtatatacatatataaatctatgtatacagtatatacatacactatatatattatatatatacattgtgtgtgtatgacagGAATGTCGCACACTGAATGAGAGGCGTTGCATCAGGTTATACCTCATTAATACGTGTAGTCATCGACGTTATCATGATTGCCATACAcccacacataaattatatatatatatatatatatatatatatatatatatatatatatatatacacacacacacacacacacacacacacacacacacacacacacacacacacactgtaattCCTGGGATCGAGAAGGTTGGGAATATTTCAGACGAAAAGCACGTAGGCTATTCTACGAAATGTTGCATTCGTTTATTCTTGGTCCGTACACGTATGGTTCCACCGATTCCGGTCGATCTCGTCTACAACGTCACTACTTCAACTGAACGTTGAGGCCGTTTCCAAGGCCGCAAGTGTTATTGTCGTGTTCATCATTACATACCACTGTGTGTCGCTGAACATTACAGTTCGAGTTGTTCACGAAGCAGCGTTGCCGCTCTACTAGAATTGTTGTCCCCTCGGTCAGTGCATTGTTTAGGCTTCAGTCCTCCGTCATTTTAATTCTAGGTAGGTTGTACTGGTGTTTTTGAAGAGTTTGTCACATATAGGGAAAATtagttattgatatattttaaggTTTATCCTTTTATATGAGGTGTGGTGAACATTTTTCTGGTGATAGTTACTAGCCGTTTATGCCGGTGAAGATAGAACGTGTAATGTGACActgaataagttttatttttgcctAGTTCCCTTTCCCAACGAAGTGTGCTAAAATGCAAAGAATCTTGAACAATTAAGTTCTCCAAGGAATAATAAGGTCTGCAAGGTAAGTTTGACAGCTTGGCCTACCATAAGGagcgctatatatatacatatatatacacatacatacacatatatatacatatacacacatatatatatatatatatatacacatgcatacactcacatatatatatatatatatatatatatatatatataatttgtattttattatagaaaatcatatatatatatatatatatatatatatatatatatatatatatatatatatatatttgtattttattatagaaaatctACTGTATccgtattttacatttttaagtattgcagtcagaatttaatcaaagttttgtttttcacttttgtctTGGTTGTGTCGTGGCAGTATTGGTAGAACATATTTGTCATTGCACTCGTTGCTGCAATCACGTATAAGAAATCGGTACCGAATTtgcacccacccacacacacacacacacacacacacacacacacacacacacacacacacacacacacacacacacacacaggaagagCGCTAGGTACTCCATAGTAAATTATATTGGCAAGGTTCAATAAAGACGTGGAAAGTGTATGAGAGTGAGGCGTAGTTCCTCCAAGAACTCTCCTAAATTCCACTCTCACTTTCGCGTAACGATCCTCGACTTCGTATTGACGAGTATGATACATGGCGTGACTCAGCCCCGACGGTGGAACGCGGCTTCCTGGTGCCCCACGTGAATGCGTGTGTGCAGTATACCAGGTGTATAATTGTTTGTGGCTTTTGTGGCGTATGCATGTGTTCGAGGACAGACAGTGTctgttatatttatgatattagtGTGTTATAAgtaatacatttcatatatttagaGTGTATCGATAAGATCCCTAGTAATCTAATCTGTTTTCTCAGACATGGCTCCACACCGGTGATACACTATGAACTCCACGAGTGTCCAATTTTTAACTCCACGagtgtccaatttttttttttttttttattggttttgccTAAATTTGTCTTTAGATAGCCAACAGTTTCCGGTACTGTCTATACACGAAAACAGTTCATAGGTACGTAATATGGGATTTGGAAAGTAGTTTCGCCTTTAAACTTGAACTGTGCATACTGTTTAACAGAGTCTTCCTGTAACCGGAAAATAATCCATATTTCACCTGTATGCATcagtataaataattataattcattataCATAATAACTCGGGTATTTTATACCCACGGTCTTTTACGGGCAAGTTGCAACGAACTCCTACGAGATCCCAGCAGCcaaattatttttgtagaatCCTGAATAGGTGTGGTATTCGTAAGTGCATATtgcaataaatttctctctctctctctctctctctcaacgatatGTAACTAGACTGCTGCTGCCTCATTTTCCAACattttgattaaataataatCTTCTATTCCAGCCTGAAGTCGAAGACTGCCGACATTATGGAGATCCACTCTAAGCTGCTGAAGCTGAAACTTTCTGAAGCTcagttaaaacatgaaaattatccGCGCCCTCATCCCTTCATACCGGGAAAAGCACAGCTACACAACATGGCTTACAGTGTCTACAAAGTGATACCAAGCTCACATCAGAGACACTGTAAAAGATGTGCCAAGATCTATGCCATTGACGAGGAAGGTTTAGCAGTGGTGGCAGAACAATGCTCCTACCATCCCTACAGGCTGGGCGGTGGAAGAGCTCCCAAACACCGTTGCTGTGGTCGTGGACGATTTGGATCACCCTGCAAAGTGGCATCTCACCATATCAGCCAAGATGTTGACCCTGAAAACTTGGTTAACTTCGCGTCAACCAGAGGAAATTCCGTAGGGTCTTCGGCTGTCTACGCCCTGGACTGTGAAATGGTATGCACCAAAGCTGGCCTAGAGTTGGCTGCCATAAGTGTTGTGGACACTGGCTGCAATGTTGTTTACGAAACGGTAGTTTTGCCTCATAACCCTATCATAGACTACCTGACTGACTACTCGGATATGACCTCGGCAGATTTTAGAGGCGTTTCAACAAGGATCGAAGACGTCCATAGGAGAATCCTCGGGCTTTTTGGTCAAGACA is a genomic window containing:
- the LOC136846048 gene encoding putative exonuclease GOR, producing the protein MEIHSKLLKLKLSEAQLKHENYPRPHPFIPGKAQLHNMAYSVYKVIPSSHQRHCKRCAKIYAIDEEGLAVVAEQCSYHPYRLGGGRAPKHRCCGRGRFGSPCKVASHHISQDVDPENLVNFASTRGNSVGSSAVYALDCEMVCTKAGLELAAISVVDTGCNVVYETVVLPHNPIIDYLTDYSDMTSADFRGVSTRIEDVHRRILGLFGQDTILVGHGLEHDFLAMKLLHDNVVDTAVIYPHVKGNGFRNSLAFLQERYLPLASRTNLGHLKCRRDAALAMKLALLKC